Part of the Venturia canescens isolate UGA chromosome 2, ASM1945775v1, whole genome shotgun sequence genome is shown below.
CGGcctcgaaaataaaaacgaacaaaaaattgaaacaaaaaggcTTCTTCTCCCCGGAATTTCGAGACGCTCGATATTAATCGATGTTTTCGTTTAACCTTTCAGATTCGTCGTGCGTGCGAAGAAGAGAAATTATAACGAGCGTAAGTCGAACTCACGTTATAGACGGCGCACAGCACTGAACTGCGTCTCCTCGAGGAAGCGCCGATCGAAGTTTCCGAATGGACGGTTTGCGGACTGCGAGCATTGACGGGACTCAACGCCTCGTTATACTGATTATCCTGTTTATTGTCGATGATCGTCGTGACGTCTTCCCAATCCTCCCACTCGCTCTCGTCCAAAGGAATCTCACCGCTTCCAATCTGAAATGTCGAGAGCGGGATGAAAAAGTGGACGGTTTTGTAAGGGCGCTCGTCGTCGGGACGTTAATCGTCGCCTCGTCACGTCCGGTAAGGTGAAAAGGATTTAAAAATTCTGCAAGATGTTGCAatctcaatgaaaatttttaatctaccaaaaaaatatgcacgagagtaaaaaaattgaattgcaGGAAAGTGATAAACCGGGAGAAATAATCGGAGCGTGTACGCGAGGGAATACGAGCGGAAATTTGGGCGATTTATTAACCTTAGTGAAGTAATGAACGCCCGCGAATTCGAGCAGGGTCGCGATGCAGTAGCCAAAGCTCATCAGCAAAAACCAGTCGAGGGCTGTAGCGTATCGGACTTTGGGCAAGTCCGTCCTCGAGTCAAGGCTTATCGTCGAGAGAGTCAGCACAGTTGTGATGCCTTtccggaatgaaaaaaagagatgcgcatgaaggaaaaaagagaaaaggtgaagagagagagagagagagcgggaaAATAGCGAAGGATTCGTACACAGCAgagaggaggaggaaaaaggAGCCGGTgcagaagaggaaaaaatgtagcCAGAGATAGATCGCGCGTCTCTCGTTTTTATCCATTAATTCTTCGGGCCTGTAGAACGTGGGATATGTGCAACCGTGTGTGCATActggaataaaaaagattgGGAAAGACGGGAAGAACACTGGTTCGGGTGGCACGATGCCAGTTACCTAGACCCACTCTGTCGCTCGTTGCTTCGCGATGTATCCAGAACGATACCCAGCTCAGAACGACTATCAAAACGCACGGTACGTAAACCTGCAGGAATTCGAATGATTGGTTTAACATTATTCGGTAAGAAATTGGTATTGAGGCAGAAAGTAATGAAAGGGAGCGTGGTCATTGTGGAAGATTGATTTTACGAGTCGATGGATCTGGGCTGGGGatcattttctcaatttttccaaaagcTTGCTCCGAATTCGGGCTCCGAAGTGCGTTCGAACGAGATAATATATGAAATTTGTCCTGCGTTTAATTTCGTGAAGCTCGAGAcaattttgagaaataaaagatTCCTGTAAAAGTGCATGCTCGGTATAAACTCGCCTGAATGAGAAAATATCCTGTATTTCGTTGCAGATTGAAGGAGACCTGGAGGACCGAGAACTCGCCTTCCCGTCTGACGTAGGTGAGATTTCGGTAGGGGTAGCCCATCAGGTCGAATTGCGAGAGCGCCATACCGGGCTCGAAATTTACAGACGAGCCTTCCTGCCACTCGTAAACCAACTGTCTCGACGTATACGCGTCTGGAATTCGGGCACAAGTTTTCTGCCTTTTATGTCAGCTCTCTCGAATCGGTTACGTCGATTTTTTCCGTACCCTCCTGCCTCCTGACGGAAGCGCAACTTTTCTTGCTTCGTTACTATTTGCTTTTTACGTACGCCCCGAAGGACAGGAGAACACGGAAGGATTCCGGACGCAGCATCCCCAATCTACACGTACAAACATTCACCATCGGGCAGATATTTATGTACGGGTTACAAGATGCTCGACCAGCTGTTGCGGGCGAAATAACATGCGGCAGTATCCGGACGATCGAAACGATCGAGAACGTACTACACCCACAGAAATTGGCTCAAATGTAACGAAAGAATATCAAAGCTGAACACCAACTTTCGTTCACGTGCACTCGCGTACATTCAACTGGTGTTTTCTCTCTACTACGCCGAAAAATCTACCTCGTTTATATTTATGTGGTCCAGGACCTTCAGAGCCAACGAACCTTCGACTAAACATGAGCTGAACTTGAGTTCGTTGTTACTTTACCATTTAACGAGCTAGAGGACAATTTATGTCGACTAAAAGTTTCGATTTATTCCGTAACGATGCTCGACGTTCAACGCGACGTCGCACTACTATTGAGCAGGTTTCTAGAATCGGGTAGATCGGAGCGAAGCGGACtagtttttcgaaagttcgaAAAACTTTGTCCCTTTCTCACCGCTAACAACCAAGCAATGGATTATACGTGGCGCAATTTTATGTGAttttcagagaaaaaaaatagttttggggcaaaacggggttggatttgaaaattttgtgaatttttcgttcgctACAGTTTTGatttattgataaaatatCGATGATTGACTCGTAATAGAGTTTTTAATGAGCGGAATATTGTGtcgattcaaaattccatGTGCTTGATCATCGACTTCTTTTCACATACAATTGAGGAAAGCACCGAGTTTTTTACcctcaaatttgaaaaaatattagttcattgaaaaaataagaaaaaagttcgtAATTTTTGTGATTATCCTCATCGGCCTGTCACCATGCAAATAATTTCTATAAAAACCATGCTTCGAGATGTTTAGAACTAAACTTTTTGAGGGTTgagacgaaggaaaaaaacctttttttttactgttacTAATTGTATAACTTTCAAGCCACTCGGACTACACTAAAATTCGTGAGAAAAGtggggaaaaaatgttggttcgTGCGCCACATTGGAAAGGATGATCGTTCACGACGATCGAATCGGATTTTTAGCAATACAATCATGAATTCAGTTTCATCTTACGAGTGGAGTTGTGACTCGTACCAAAGCATCTGAGCTTATTTTAAAGTTTGATTTGACACTTGAAACTGCGACAATTATGACGATGAAACGAGATCTAAGCTTCACATGCTTATGATTATAAAACGTATCCAAGCGTGCCGGAATTATTCatgttaataaaatgaataaaaaaagtatgCTAAAAGCGATAAGCGACGAATAGAGAAAACAGGGAACTCGGTACTCCCACGTACAGCTCCCAAGGATCAGCGGACAGGATTGCCGATCCATCGGGAAGTTCCTCAGCTCCATCGGACACTTCGCCTTTATAGTGAGTCTGCATTGCGAGATTTAtacaattctttgaaaaagcTGATAAAACGTTTTCTCAATCGCATTACGATGAATTTAACAAATATTCTTCGTGTTTACAGATTTTCATTGGGGACCCTCGTAACTGCGAGTTACCGACGATTTTCTCCATCGAAACGTGGAAAGATCCGACCATCATCAAgattcagagaaaaaaaaatggacggaAAATTGTGCCAATAGTGATCGCGAATGACCGGAAAAAATGTGagtctttgaaaaattcaattcgcaATGACAACAGCACCGAACGTACATTTTCGTAGAATTCTTTGGATTTAAAACTGTACTATAAACTCGAGAATCATGAGAATTAGGATAAATATCGGAAAAGTATTATATTGAGAGCGATGAACGAAAATGTGGATGAAAATAGAGGCTGTAGAATTTGTGCTCATACTTGGACAATactttcagtttttttctcaattttgatCGACCAAAAACGTCTCTACGACCGAAAAGTGATATGTGTGATCACGTAAAAGTGACTGTCAGTGATACGAGAGAGCGAATGGCACAAACTCACTTCAAGGTGCGAATTATTATTGGATTCGTCACTCACCTCATCGAATACAAAATATCGCCGTCTTGGGATATTcttaaaagtttgtttggCACCGTAATGGTATGAACGTAACTGTGTTTTCCATTGTAGAAATAAGTGTCCGGTCTCCATATTCTTTCGAGCATTTTGATGCTGAGGCTCAGCGATTTAATGGGTCCGAGGAAGCTCAAACGCGAGTCGCGCCAAGATTGCCGGAAGTAACAATCCATCGAATAGTCCTGGGCAAAATTTAAGCATATTGTTCGGAGCTTCGACCTTCGAGCTTTGAGGAGAAACGGTCTGAGGTAAAAGACACTCGTTCAATCGATGACAATCAATCCCATCTAAAACTTTCCCTGCCCCCCAAACCACCAAACTACTCTCATTTAATTAACCGCTCGCTCGTTATCTCATAATTGAACTCTGCGATCGCAATCGtctatttttacttttatcaGCGCCCTTAAAGTCCCTCCTTTTGCTCTCTATTCATAAACTCATCCCATCGGAACTTTATActctaaaaatgtttttttttttttttttttttttcaactgacGAATATTCGATGTtagtttcaaaaaatatttaatgaaaatctACTCTGGGTTTCAGCCGCAATATTTTCCAGTGGGAACAACGCTTACCATATCAAGCTCCGAAACTGGGCCCATGCTTCTAATTAAAATGTTGGTCTTCACGACGGTAGGAGTACCTGAAAAAAACGTCCATCGCCAGAATGAAATCATGGAGattgaaaggaaaataaatgaatataaatCAAGGAAAAAGTGGATCATGCGGAAATATAGTTGAAGTAATCGAGCGTTTGGGAGttggaaatattgaaataattcaataatattCGGGAGTCCGGTTGCGCGCGATCGATCAACGAGTTTGTCAAACTCCAGACACGCCAAAAAAATAGTAGTGGCGAATGTACCGCATAGAAAAACTCAGCCATTTTGGTCGATTCACCAAAAAacagagggaaaaaaacgtttttctctGATTTGCAACAAAACGCATATCCGCCAGAGACGAAGCTCGTCAGGCTGATACAAACCGAACGTTAAATCCACAAGCAGAGAACACGTGAGGACAGTACCAGTGTTGCCTTCGTCTGGCTCAAGTCCAATTTGACTGTGGAACTTCGGCTGTTCCCACTCCCCAAAAACCACATCGAGCTAATGGCTTAAGGTATAGAAACGTGCTGAAGGTGTCCAGTCAACGATTATATTTCTAATCATACTGCCAATATTTCGTTTCACTTTTGAGTCGATATGGAAATTggacaaattaaaattttttttcgaattacgCAATTTGCTTATCAGCCCGAATGAAATGAATCGTTCGAGATGAAAAGCTTTGGACATTTTTATAAGGAAACTTGTCCACTTTCGACCAAATATCAGAGCCTCTCGCTACACCAATTCAGGATCACGGTTccatggaaataaaataataataatggctATCAAAATAGTCGAAttattaaacgaaaaaaaatggaaaaatcacgcTGGCTGAGTACTCATCGAAGCGTTCATTCGCCCTTGTACGGAGCTCTTCCCTTGCATTCCCGTAGAAAAATAATCCGGATCATACTGTATATATCTACTCGTGTGTGCGATCAACGAATccccaaattatttttcaaccccGGATTTATCCTAGAATTAATTGATCGAATATTCGTAGTGGGGTTTCAGGATGAAGGGATTTACGATGACGTTGGCGTTTCGGTAAATTCAACATATCACAACgctccacatttttttcaatttatatatttatcgagTCATTTGGAaggatattttttccttcggaAACGAGCCAATTTTCCCGCGATTTTTATCCTTCCTTTTCTTCCAgccgaaaaaaatggtcggaaaaatgattttttggtcCCTTGAAGATTCCGTTTtagaaaattctttatttttttaatgggaCAACAACATTTCAAAAGATTGTTCAAGCGcaagtatttttcatttgattttctctctcgatctcGACTCACGAGAAACTTGGATAGAGCGCAtcgaaaatgatgaatttttcacaataatttTGGAACACTCAACATTATCTCGCGCACGTCTTTGATGCccggtgaaaaataaatgaactatcgaataagaaaattgataaaagaaAAGCGTTAAAGATTTCAAGATCACTCACCTTGTCCGTGAGTCGGGAGTTGGCTGTTTTCGTAATTCATCAGCAGGTTCTCAAGAACCATCGTAATATTTTTGGAGACGACGTCGTTAACGATGGCTCGTGTGATTCTAGTGTCGGGGAAGATGAGAGTAGTAGATGGAAGCGACGGGGAGGATGCTGCGGAGTTTTCGTCGGACTGGTTGACGAGAATCGGGGCCATGGGCCAAGTCGATCTCGGATGAATCGAGTGGTTCCGCCAACACATCCCGAGGGGCACCGCGAGGACGAGGAGCCTGCCGATCAATCGAAGCAAGAGTTTAACCCTCTTTTCTTCTCTTGATTTCTCGAGAGAGCATGTACAAATGGAGGTGGGAGCTCGTCATATTTTCCTTGGGTTCGATGGGACATGTATGAAAAATCAAGGAACGTTACGTATGGGACGAGGCCATTTTTCGTCGTTCGGACAGTCCTCGTTACATCGTGAGATTCGTGACTGCGGAGGTCTTTTGTCAGAAGTTCTTCGATGACGAATAACTCCATTATCTACCACGAGAAGCAGCTCGTGCTTCATTGAAACATTCAGAGCTCCTTTCGGATCTCTCATTTTATGGACTTCCTACTGAGCCACGATTTCGAGCACGTGCTCTCGGTTCGTATATAAGAGATTCTCGAACTCTTCTCCACACTTTGTCCGTGTATAGCCTACAAGAAACACGTTGATATATCTACGAAAACAAATATTCGAGTTTCATCCTCTATTCCAGATCGGCTAGGATACCACGCAATATTTCCAGCAGCCAAGAAGAGCCATCGTGTTTACCGACCACCCACACAGCTACACAGCTATGAGCGACTGTGCATCAGCCTCGTACAGCCATGATGCACGATCAGAAAGTATGAAGAGGCATGCGAAGCATGCAGCAACATAGCCCGAGGACCCGACAACGAACCTCCGAATTCCTCTTCTTTCAACATACCAAAGCTCCGTCCTAACGCCAAGATATACCCACCGATATGCACGCGCTCCAAACTTTGACGAACCGAAAGAAGCGCCTCGACCATATTTCGCCTCTCATCGACTCAATTACTCAAATATCAATTACATGCTACAACCCGGCTCGAATGAGTCCAGGAAACGATGGCTTTCGAGGGCGAGTCTTGCTCGAGGGGATGGGACCAGAACGATTCATTCTTaagttattttatattttttctttcgtcacgAAAGTTGCTCCAATATTCGTTCAAGTTCCAAGCACTTTTTCGGGTCCATCTAAAGTTGACGAGAACGCCGGAAAATCAGCCTTATGGGCGGACCGTGGCAAAATGAGGTACTGCAAAAATCgccgtattttttaaaatctttaatatttttcctaaaatgaaagaagaacggatttttttcataatttctccatttttcatgtctttttttccaatcttcAGTCGTTGAAGGACTCGTGCCAAAAATTTATGACAATTGCCCAAAGTGACATAAAATTTCTTGGTGTTTGGAGGTAAAAAACCAGAAGAAGCTTCTCAAACTTTTGAGAAGCAAAATATGTCGTTGGCCACCCCATTTTGGTCCGGTATTTTCTGTAACGATGCTTGAATTGGGATGAGCTCAAGTCGGTGACAGGCGGTGCCTCTACCGATGTGACCTGGTACGATCTCACGAGCCTTTGAATACGGAATGTCGGGATCAAGAATTCAAAATGACCTCGAGAGGGGAGCTTGTTTGTAGGTGCAGCGGAGTATTAAAGTTAGGAATTGAATTTTGGGAACATCAGATCACACGGTAATCTGGTGGAGGGATGGAGAAAACTGTCAGTCCAACCGGGTAAACCCGTGTGGATAAACGGAAGTGGAGAAATGAAGCAATTAGTAGAACGGAGCCTGACAGCGGACGCCTCAAGAAGAAGCTCTAATGCTTCTTAGATTTGGCGTTTGCTCATTGGCAGGCTGAGCTTACAGAGTTAAACTTGACTTTGTCCGAAGGTAAGCGCCACTTTCGATAACTGGACGAGCCTAAGGATGAAACGTATGTTTCGTGCCTTTCCGTGTTTTTCAatcgttgatttttcttcCGATATTTTAGccagtgaaaaaatgaaaaaatggagagcGAAATGAGCGAACAAAggggaaagagagggagaaaaagagaggcgGAAAGCGCCACTGAAACGACGACGAAGGAGCCCAGCATCCTTCGACCTAGCCCCGTTGGTCCATTGGAACCGTCTCCGGGGATGAGTTGCTCTCATCGACGGACACGAGTCTGTTCTCGTGACGAGGTAACGGCTTGGCTTCGCCTAAGATCAATCGATATACATGTATTTTAACAGGTCTCAGGTCTCAGTACCTGCACATGCTCACACGGACACccacacgcacacacagaGCCCTACGTTGAAGACACGGATGGGCCGACGAGGAAACAGAGGAAAGGAGAGCTCTCGTCATCCGCTGAGGCAGCAGCAGCCGCTCGCTGTGAAAGGGTTCGCGTCACCGTTTCGAGTGAACTTCCCCCGCCTGGTTACATCATACCATTTTTCCGATTATGTCTCGTTCGCGCCTCTTATATTCCTTCGCACTTGTTCTTTCGCTTCTTATTCCGCCCCCAACCCTTCTTCGTTCTCCCTCCTTCGTGTGCGAGTCTTTTCAGGAATTTGAAATCTCTCAGCGGTGCGAGTCCCTAAACATGTCTCTTCGATTGATGGGAAAAAGGTCGATCGTAATTCGAAGCATCGAGAGTTTCCGGAGTTGCTCCCGATGAGGAGAGCAAACATTCGCGTCCCATTGAACCTCTCATCGAATGGGAAAGCTACGGAAACGAAAAGTTGCCCTTATTCGTTGCAACGCGAGAATCGATGACGAATCAACGTTGTCGCTCGTGAGCTCGTGATGCAGCTCTGCGCCTCGGTGAATGATGGGATTTTAAAAAGAGCTCCGTGTCTCGATTTCTCGAACATAATAATACGGCGGTTCGATGCTGATGGATAATTGAGTCCGGGATGTGGAGGCCGGCGGAAAGAATGAGAAGAGAGTGAAGCACGCTAAGAGGATCTCGCGTAGAAAATAATTCGTAATTACTTTTGCTAATGGCGAAgataacattttttgttaCGTTGAACAAAATTTCTTCAT
Proteins encoded:
- the LOC122406846 gene encoding gamma-aminobutyric acid receptor alpha-like isoform X2; its protein translation is MAVITFSFVLLVLAVPLGMCWRNHSIHPRSTWPMAPILVNQSDENSAASSPSLPSTTLIFPDTRITRAIVNDVVSKNITMVLENLLMNYENSQLPTHGQGTPTVVKTNILIRSMGPVSELDMDYSMDCYFRQSWRDSRLSFLGPIKSLSLSIKMLERIWRPDTYFYNGKHSYVHTITVPNKLLRISQDGDILYSMRLTIKAKCPMELRNFPMDRQSCPLILGSYAYTSRQLVYEWQEGSSVNFEPGMALSQFDLMGYPYRNLTYVRREGEFSVLQVSFNLQRNTGYFLIQVYVPCVLIVVLSWVSFWIHREATSDRVGLGITTVLTLSTISLDSRTDLPKVRYATALDWFLLMSFGYCIATLLEFAGVHYFTKIGSGEIPLDESEWEDWEDVTTIIDNKQDNQYNEALSPVNARSPQTVHSETSIGASSRRRSSVLCAVYNVSSTYARYNFSSSHARRI
- the LOC122406846 gene encoding gamma-aminobutyric acid receptor alpha-like isoform X1: MAVITFSFVLLVLAVPLGMCWRNHSIHPRSTWPMAPILVNQSDENSAASSPSLPSTTLIFPDTRITRAIVNDVVSKNITMVLENLLMNYENSQLPTHGQGTPTVVKTNILIRSMGPVSELDMDYSMDCYFRQSWRDSRLSFLGPIKSLSLSIKMLERIWRPDTYFYNGKHSYVHTITVPNKLLRISQDGDILYSMRLTIKAKCPMELRNFPMDRQSCPLILGSYAYTSRQLVYEWQEGSSVNFEPGMALSQFDLMGYPYRNLTYVRREGEFSVLQVSFNLQRNTGYFLIQVYVPCVLIVVLSWVSFWIHREATSDRVGLGITTVLTLSTISLDSRTDLPKVRYATALDWFLLMSFGYCIATLLEFAGVHYFTKIGSGEIPLDESEWEDWEDVTTIIDNKQDNQYNEALSPVNARSPQTVHSETSIGASSRRRSSVLCAVYNPDSTTLGMNTRFTISAAVTCKPSTMERQTQTELCLPKWRQFLYCLAGDDAFRRRREREAAGGCRKHGERIERHINSVSYIDRVARIVFPASFGLLNVCYWVVYVTCQEEFKWQDPPIGSI